One Gadus chalcogrammus isolate NIFS_2021 chromosome 22, NIFS_Gcha_1.0, whole genome shotgun sequence genomic window carries:
- the si:ch211-199g17.9 gene encoding synaptonemal complex central element protein 1 isoform X2, with protein MRHPRQGPFQDVCHIFSQKLALDGDVTDSISVHDALLEELANLRTEAYQLKATHRDKKESCRVLQFQCRESEQESARQLQLNRQSEETLEQYRCQIQELKLKHRKLRMKFENQLNQLIEQHKNLLTIFTPERLPSEIESAQNSKCQLLATEILKVAQLNILEEEV; from the exons ATGCGTCATCCTCGTCAGGGTCCTTTCCAGGATGTTTGTCATATCTTCTCCc AAAAACTGGCCCTTGACGGAGACGTCACCGATTCCATCTCAGTTCATGATGCCTTGTTGGAAGAACTGGCAAATT TACGAACTGAAGCTTACCAACTCAAAGCTACGCACCGAGACAAAAAAG AGTCATGCAGGGTTCTGCAGTTCCAATGCAGAGAGTCAGAGCAGGAATCCGCTAG ACAATTGCAGCTCAACAGGCAAAGCGAGGAGACGTTAGAACAGTACAGATGCCAGATCCAGGAATTAAAGTTGAAGCACAGAAAGCTGCG GATGAAGTTTGAAAACCAACTCAATCAACTCATAGAGCAGCACAAAAATCTACTCACTATATTT ACCCCAGAGAGACTTCCATCTGAAATAGAAAGCGCTCAGAATTCAAAATGCCAGTTATTAGCCACTG AAATTCTTAAGGTGGCACAGTTAAATATCCTAGAAGAGGAAGTCTAG
- the si:ch211-199g17.9 gene encoding synaptonemal complex central element protein 1 isoform X1, whose protein sequence is MTLFQPICVILVRVLSRMFVISSPKNWPLTETSPIPSQFMMPCWKNWQIYELKLTNSKLRTETKKSHAGFCSSNAESQSRNPLVSVCRQLQLNRQSEETLEQYRCQIQELKLKHRKLRMKFENQLNQLIEQHKNLLTIFTPERLPSEIESAQNSKCQLLATEILKVAQLNILEEEV, encoded by the exons ATGACCCTCTTCCAGCCTATATGCGTCATCCTCGTCAGGGTCCTTTCCAGGATGTTTGTCATATCTTCTCCc AAAAACTGGCCCTTGACGGAGACGTCACCGATTCCATCTCAGTTCATGATGCCTTGTTGGAAGAACTGGCAAATT TACGAACTGAAGCTTACCAACTCAAAGCTACGCACCGAGACAAAAAAG AGTCATGCAGGGTTCTGCAGTTCCAATGCAGAGAGTCAGAGCAGGAATCCGCTAG TGTCTGTTTGCAGACAATTGCAGCTCAACAGGCAAAGCGAGGAGACGTTAGAACAGTACAGATGCCAGATCCAGGAATTAAAGTTGAAGCACAGAAAGCTGCG GATGAAGTTTGAAAACCAACTCAATCAACTCATAGAGCAGCACAAAAATCTACTCACTATATTT ACCCCAGAGAGACTTCCATCTGAAATAGAAAGCGCTCAGAATTCAAAATGCCAGTTATTAGCCACTG AAATTCTTAAGGTGGCACAGTTAAATATCCTAGAAGAGGAAGTCTAG